A window of the Falco biarmicus isolate bFalBia1 chromosome 10, bFalBia1.pri, whole genome shotgun sequence genome harbors these coding sequences:
- the RASSF10 gene encoding ras association domain-containing protein 10: MEPEERKISVWICQEEKLISGLSRRTTCSDVVRVLLEDSHHRRQRPALPEPGGGMLSGPPHSYCIVEKWRGFERILPNKTKILRLWVAWGDEQDNVRFVLVRSEASLPNAGPRSAEARVVLSKERPGHGLGAARASLALTQERQRRVVRKAFRKLAKINKKRQQPLAREASSAERMETLVHLVLSQDHTIRQQIQRLRELDREIDRYEAKIHLDRMKRHGVNYVQDTYLVGAAGGGEPEPVRETQPAAGRPEEDYARKCEEVLQLQEQRAQQEELLEHLAAEIQEELNERWMKRRREELELAAGPGLAETDCDTTELSGGGEGELHLEHERVKTQLSTSLYIGLKLSTDLEAVKTDLDYTQRAWEDKERELQRLLETLGTLDVAAEAPAEPRGAAGGGRPAAGGSAAGWVEQARALRKDRADNDEDSDTGLSSMHSQDSDSLPVCESLV, encoded by the coding sequence aTGGAGCCCGAGGAGCGGAAGATCTCGGTGTGGATCTGCCAGGAGGAGAAGCTGATCTCCGGGCTCTCCCGGCGGACCACCTGCTCGGACGTGGTgcgggtgctgctggaggacagCCACCACCGGCGGCAGCGGCCGGCGCTGCCCGAGCCCGGCGGCGGGATGCTGTCGGGGCCGCCGCACTCCTACTGCATCGTGGAGAAGTGGCGCGGCTTCGAGCGGATCCTGCCCAACAAGACGAAGATCCTGCGGCTCTGGGTGGCGTGGGGGGACGAGCAGGACAACGTGCGCTTCGTGCTGGTGCGCAGCGAGGCCTCGCTGCCCAACGCGGGGCCGCGCAGCGCCGAGGCGCGGGTGGTGCTCAGCAAGGAGCGCCCCGGCCACGGCCTGGGGGCGGCCCGCGCCAGCCTGGCGCTCACGCAGGAGCGGCAGCGGCGGGTGGTGAGGAAAGCCTTCCGCAAGCTGGCCAAGATCAACAAGAAGCGGCAGCAGCCGCTGGCCCGGGAGGCCTCGTCGGCGGAGAGGATGGAGACGCTGGTGCACCTGGTGCTCTCGCAGGACCACACCATCCGGCAGCAGATCCAGCGGCTCCGCGAGCTGGACCGCGAAATCGACAGGTACGAGGCCAAGATCCACCTGGACCGCATGAAGCGGCACGGCGTCAACTACGTACAGGACACCTACCTGGtgggggcggccggcggcggggagccggAGCCGGTCCGGGAGACAcagcccgccgccggccgccccgaGGAGGACTACGCCAGGAAGTGCGaggaggtgctgcagctgcaggagcagcgggcgcagcaggaggagctgctggagcacctGGCCGCCGAGATCCAGGAGGAGCTCAACGAGCGCTGGATGAagcggcggcgggaggagctggagctggcggcggggcccggcctgGCCGAGACGGACTGCGACACCACGGAGCtgagcggcggcggcgagggCGAGCTGCACTTGGAGCACGAGCGGGTGAAGACCCAGCTGAGCACCAGCCTCTACATCGGCCTCAAGCTGAGCACGGACCTGGAGGCCGTCAAAACCGACCTGGACTACACGCAGCGGGCGTGGGAGGACAAGGAGCGGGAGCTGCAGCGCCTGCTGGAGACGCTGGGCACCCTGGACGTGGCGGCCGAGGCGCCGGCGGagccgcggggggcggcgggcgggggacggccggcggcggggggcagcgcggccggCTGGGTGGAGCAGGCGCGGGCGCTGCGCAAGGACCGCGCCGACAACGACGAGGACTCGGACACGGGGCTGAGCTCCATGCACAGCCAGGACTCGGACTCGCTGCCCGTCTGCGAGTCCCTCGTCTAG